From a region of the Dictyostelium discoideum AX4 chromosome 2 chromosome, whole genome shotgun sequence genome:
- the torA gene encoding hypothetical protein, with translation MNKTIIINNVSKYIKFKNYYSSSSTILKKKTSEIYKIKGLDIKDRKELYSLNNDSIKKKLNQLKDETNQLLKERGEELMKDLSKTLNLTSDNLKYNITKSPFTLRAYLLAANQGISFYHHELRKQINPTDDYERQKRKDLVYKLQSQEIDSLTSGGANKKKSPFLEDNNNKKSMSIEREMEIIREQQQEQQHFDQQMSNSTKWEMSQLEIQPRIDTFRQDELFVSFNPYESMSTNSQSYQLVSRLSKFVWNKELTNWEMFSSSKLNQLIPQLQLHILDKINLNNDNDNDNSIIINQFLESIKFISNEINSTDLNIFKTLNSSNNNNNSSENIIEVENGGDFKKIINNSIVDSLIYMKGHHFRITSDPFILFFQQLKENQDYFTSNEDYKQFLEKLLDTLLFETIEFDPTSTTTINGNRQFEYKLKLDLLQREAFRQFKVYQVFNTSPDAKRHEESDLRKLAHLCKTLQKRSTSDFIQESKKYLSPQILSNGLLNSNKLLVATSSSNELNQSKTSISISQLTDGLHSCIPATMSLLEFSIKNSSKDNILFDTFDGKLKNINSLDDLITKFANSKYIYLRESLSQRFSMFIQSSNNTTDNNTTTDTNDNDIIIGLNNPIYKLLIDLEDKVLELSQNNFEENPIENWIGCLSIELGDEDDNIEYKDTDQFNVIASQNFNLVRINNQMLAQLHKTFSEDLDFQIEELELMIKNKKILEREIKAHNEKISKIIKDSRDSTTPTFYFIGIQDDQVYTLEIPNEWEPVWNLLKSYPNGLLLKDFIDKQTFVTKEAFLSTLTDLNKYGVVGLFPKN, from the coding sequence atgaataaaacaataataataaataatgtttcaaaatatataaaatttaaaaattattatagttCATCAAgtacaatattaaaaaaaaaaacaagtgAAATTTATAAGATTAAAGGTTTAGATATAAAAGATAGAAAAGAATtatattcattaaataatgatagtattaaaaagaaattaaatcaacttaAAGATGAAACCAATCAATTACTAAAAGAAAGAGGTGAAGAATTAATGAAAGATTTATCGAAaacattaaatttaacaagtgataatttaaagtataatattacaaaatcACCATTTACATTAAGAGCTTATTTATTAGCAGCCAATCAAGGTATTTCATTCTATCATCATGAATTaagaaaacaaattaatCCAACTGATGATTATGAGagacaaaaaagaaaagatttaGTTTATAAATTACAAAGTCaagaaattgattcattaacAAGTGGTGGTgctaataaaaagaaatcaccATTTTTAGAAGACAATAACAATAAGAAATCAATGTCAATTGAAAGAGAGATGGAAATTATAagagaacaacaacaagaacaacaacatttCGATCAACAAATGTCAAATAGTACAAAATGGGAAATGAGTCAATTAGAGATTCAACCAAGAATTGATACATTTAGACAAGATGAATTATTCGTTTCATTTAATCCATATGAATCAATGTCAACCAATAGTCAATCATATCAATTGGTTAGTAGATTATCTAAATTCGTTTGGAATAAAGAACTAACCAATTGGGAAATGTTTTCatcttcaaaattaaatcaattaataccACAACTTCAATTACATATTTTagataaaatcaatttaaataatgataatgataatgataattcaataatcattaatcaatttttagaatcaattaaattcatttcaaatgaaattaattcaacagatttaaatatttttaaaactttaaatagtagtaataataataataactcatcagaaaatattattgaagTTGAAAATGGTggagattttaaaaagattattaataattcaatagtTGATAGTCTTATCTATATGAAAGGTCATCATTTTAGAATTACATCTGATCCATTTATATTATTctttcaacaattaaaagagaaTCAAGATTATTTCACATCAAATGAAGattataaacaatttttagagaaattattagatactttattatttgaaaccaTTGAATTTGATCCAACATCGACAACAACCATTAATGGTAATCGTCAAtttgaatataaattaaaattggatttATTACAACGTGAAGCATTTAGACAATTTAAAGTTTATCAAGTTTTTAATACATCACCTGATGCAAAACGTCATGAAGAATCTGATTTAAGAAAATTAGCACATTTATGTAAAACTTTACAAAAACGTTCAACATCTGATTTCATTCAAGaatctaaaaaatatttatcacCACAAATTCTTTCAaatggtttattaaattcaaataaattattagtagccactagtagtagtaatgaattaaatcaatcaaaaacTTCAATCTCTATTTCACAATTAACTGATGGTTTACATTCATGTATACCTGCGACAATGTCTTTATtagaattttcaattaaaaattcttcaaaagataatattttattcgATACTTTTGAtgggaaattaaaaaatattaatagcTTAGATGATTTAATTACTAAATTtgcaaattcaaaatatatttatttaagagAATCATTATCACAAAGATTTTCAATGTTTATTCAATCTTCTAATAATACTACTGATAATAATACCACCACTGATactaatgataatgatattataattggtttaaataatccaatttataaattattaattgatttagaaGATAAAGTATTAGAATTAagtcaaaataattttgaagagAATCCAATAGAGAATTGGATTGGttgtttatcaattgaattaggtgatgaagatgataatataGAATATAAGGATACCGATCAATTCAATGTTATTGCATctcaaaattttaatttagttagaattaataatcaaatgtTAGCTCAACTTCATAAAACATTTTCAGAGGATTTGGATTTCCAAATCGAGGAATTAGaattaatgataaagaataaaaaaattttagaaagGGAAATTAAAGCtcataatgaaaaaatttcaaaaataattaaagattCTAGAGATTCAACTACTCCaactttttatttcattGGTATTCAAGATGATCAAGTTTACACTTTAGAAATTCCAAATGAATGGGAACCAGTTtggaatttattaaaatcttatccaaatggtttattattaaaagattttattgaCAAACAAACTTTTGTTACTAAAGAAGCATTTTTATCAACTTTAactgatttaaataaatatggtGTTGTTGGATTATTCcctaaaaattaa
- a CDS encoding AMP-dependent synthetase and ligase domain-containing protein, translating into MENNKPYKFIDRNLNIIKKSGSYENIYKSFKYEIPEYFNIGLEVCDYYANDPNKMNNIAIKHIYDTDDKQILKEYTFKEIKIKSNQLANKFKEIGLNKKGEVVGVFLTQGIECALSHITILRSGFIGLLLSVLFGPEALEYRISSSSASCVITDLDNIHKLLKVVPNLPSLKKIIVFGDNLNSINYSKHKNIVELWNENICNNYSKEFEPIITKSNEPAYLIYTSGTTGLPKGCLHAHRVLIGNNVGLQFTLNLFPQNTVSVTENCYYSPADWAWIGGLLVVFLPSLYFGVPLLAYKSKGPFDAKKLLTLVKTHNVTMSFLPPSALKMIKFQKDQLKDHKINNMLAINSGGESLGENLLVWSKDQFGVEVAEFIGQSEGNFITGNCLDLFPPKNGSMGKPIPGSNVRILNDNGERVPHDEVGYLCIEFTGDNANQFLGYWNDPSSTEKRMIFSKESGTKWIKTGDLAKEDSDGYFWYIGRDDDVINSSGYRIGPNEIEGCLLKHPLILNVAVIGIPDEIRGEVVKAYIVLNQSVTPSQEIKKEIQNYVKTQLSAHQYPREIEFINPNEMPITTTGKIMRNSLRQLHKMKSNNKSKI; encoded by the exons atggaaaataataaaccttATAAGTTTATAGACagaaatttaaatatcattaaaaaaagtggtagttatgaaaatatttataaatcatttaaatatgaaataccagaatattttaatattggttTAGAAGTTTGTGATTATTATGCAAATGATcctaataaaatgaataatattgCAATTAAACATATTTATGATACTGAtgataaacaaattttaaaaga gtatacatttaaagaaattaaaattaaatcaaatcaattggcaaataaatttaaagaaattggtttaaataaaaaaggtgaAGTTGTTGGTGTTTTTTTAACACAAGGAATTGAATGTGCTTTATCACATATTACAATATTAAGAAGTGGTTttattggattattattatcagtttTATTTGGACCAGAAGCTTTAGAATATagaatttcatcatcatcagctTCATGTGTTATCACTGATTTAGATAATATTCATAAACTATTAAAAGTAGTTCCAAATTTACCAAgtttaaagaaaattattgtatttggtgataatttaaattcaattaattattcaaaacataaaaatattgttgaatt atggaatgaaaatatttgtaataattattcaaaagaatttgaaccaattataaccaaatcaaatgaaccagcatatttaatatatacatCAGGTACAACTGGGTTGCCAAAAGGATGTTTACATGCACATAGAGtattaattggtaataatgttGGATTACAATTCACATTGAATCTATTCCCTCAAAATACAGTATCAGTAACAGAGAATTGTTATTATTCACCCGCTGATTGGGCATGGATTGGTGGATTATTAGTAGTGTTTTTACCATCATTATATTTTGGTGTACCTTTGTTAGCATATAAATCAAAAGGTCCATTTGAtgcaaagaaattattaacacTAGTGAAAACTCATAATGTAACAATGTCATTCTTACCACCATCTgcattgaaaatgataaagtttcaaaaggatcaattaaaagatcataaaattaataatatgttGGCAATCAATAGTGGTGGTGAAAGTTTAGGTGAGAATTTATTAGTTTGGTCAAAAGATCAATTTGGTGTTGAAGTTGCTGAATTTATTGGGCAGAGTGAAGGAAACTTCATTACTGGTAATTGTTTAGATTTATTCCCTCCAAAGAATGGATCAATGGGTAAACCAATACCAGGGAGCAATGTCAgaatattaaatgataatggtgaGCGAGTACCTCACGATGAAGTTGGTTATTTATGTATAGAATTTACAGGTGATAATGCAAATCAATTCTTAGGTTATTGGAATGACCCTAGTTCAACAGAGAAAAGAATGATTTTCTCAAAAGAAAGTGGTACCAAATGGATAAAAACTGGTGACCTTGCAAAAGAGGATAGTGATGGCTACTTTTGGTATATTGGTAGAGATGATGATGTTATTAATTCAAGTGGTTATCGTATTGGtccaaatgaaattgaaggtTGCCTACTAAAACatccattaattttaaatgttgcTGTTATTGGTATACCTGATGAAATTCGTGGTGAAGTTGTAAAAGCatatattgttttaaatcaatCAGTAACACCTTCACAAgagataaaaaaagaaattcaaaattatgtTAAAACTCAATTATCAGCTCATCAATATCCAAgagaaattgaatttataaatccaAATGAAATGCCAATCACAACAACTGGTAAAATTATGAGAAATTCATTAAGGCAATTACATAAAAtgaaaagtaataataaatcaaaaatttaa